The genomic interval ATGGAGCACACGCTCCCAGCGTGGCTGCTCGACAGTCTCAAGGCGGGCCCCCTCCAGATACTTGCGCAGGAGCATTATAAAAGGCGGCGGCTCGGGCACTGCGCGCGGCGGTTTGTGCAGGGTCAGATGCAAGCGCGCCAGCTGCGGATGGGCCGACAGATAGAGCCAGCGTTTCTGCCCCTTCTCATCTCCACCTGCCCGCGGCGGACAGTAGCATTCGATGGCAATGGAGTGCTCCGTGGGTGGGATAATGGCCTCGACACGCGCGCCAGTTAAGAGCACGCGCAATTCATCAGCGACAGCAGCAAGGGTGATGGCATCGACGTACATGCGAGAAACCTCACCGGTGGCTATAGCGTTTCGGGATATTGTACAATTATAGCAGTCCTGGTTCATCCCTTACGCCGGGCAGGCGCCAGGGAGAGCAGAGCGGCACCTCCTTCGCGCAGCCTTCTTCGCAAGCGTTGTGCCCCCGGAAAGCCTCATCTGCGCGTCGCGATGCCCGCGTAGCCAGTTGAGCGGATCGCTTTATCCAGTCGGCCCGGTCGCCCGAGGGGCAGTCTGCAGGCAGGGATCTCAGCCGCCCGCCTGAGCAGGCCCAACTCAATCACAAACGTCGAGACGCCAACAGACAAGGACGTCCACCACCATCCACGAGTCAGGTCACTTTCCAGGGAAGGAAGCCACTCTTCTGCCCTGCCGGTCCTGCACTGGGCGGGAGACGCGAATCAGCTCAGGCGGCCTGCCAGGGATATACCTGGGACAGCAGCACAACGGAGCATAGCACAGCAGAGCGGGAAAAGCAGCATGCACCTTGAGATGGAGCCTACAGCCGAGAGAGAAAGCACCACGCTCCGGCCAGCAGAGCAGCAAGGATTGCTCTTTGTGTTGTCCGCGCCCTCGGGAACGGGCAAGGATAGCGTCATTGAGGCCCTAAAGCGGCAAGGGATGGACTTCCATGTCGTGACCTCGGTGACAACTCGTGCGCCCAGACCTGGGGAGAGCGAAGGCCACCCCTATCATTTTATCAGCTACGAGGAATTTCAACAGCTCGTGGCCAACGACGAGCTGATCGAGTACGCCAACGTTCATGGCCACTGGTATGGGCAGCCCCGACGCCAGATTAAAGAAAACCTGGCCGCAGGCCGCGATGTTCTCCTTAAGGTCGATGTGCAAGGCGCCGCCACCATCCGGCGCAAAATCCCCCAGGCCATCCTTATTTTCCTGGCCCCCGAGACGCAGGAAGAGCTTGCTCAGCGCTTGAGTCGACGACAGACCGAAGACGAGGAGCAATTTCGCCGGCGTCTCGCCGATGCGGCCAACGAGTTGGCCCAGTACCACTGGTACGATTATCTGGTCATTAATCGCGAAGGCCAGCTCGCTCAGGCGGTCGAGCAGGTTCGGGCGATTATGATCGCCGAGCATTGCCGTGTACAACCGCATTACGTAGAACTCTAAGGCAGCTTCAGACGATTGAGAGGAGGCCGTATGACGGATATACGTTTTGAGCAATCCGGTACCAAAGAGCGTAACTTAGCAATGGAGCTGGTACGTGTTACCGAGGCGGCGGCCCTGAGCGCAGGCCGCTGGATGGGACGGGGAGATAAGGAGAAGGCCGACCAGGCCGCTGTGGACGCCATGCGCCAGGCCCTTGATGGCGTGGACATGGATGGCATTGTCGTCATCGGCGAGGGCGAGAAGGATAAGGCGCCCATGCTCTATATTGGAGAGCGCGTCGGAAACGGCTCCCCCCCACAAGTCGATGTGGCAGTCGATCCGATCGACGGAACACGCCTGCTCTCCTTGGGCTTGCCCGGAGCGCTGGCGGTTGTTGCTACCGCGGAGCACGGTAGCATGTACTCTGCACCGCCCGGGGTCTTCTATATGGAGAAAATCGCTGTCGGCCCCGCGGCTAAGGATGTCATCGACATCAACGCTCCTGTCGCTGTTAACCTGGAGCGGATCGCCCAGGCCAAGGACGCTCAGATCGACGATTTGACGGTGATCATTCTGGACCGCCCTCGCCATCAGGAGATCATCCGCCAGATTCGCCAGGCCGGAGCACGCATCCGCCTGATCAGCGACGGCGACGTAGCCGCGGCAATTCTGGCCGCGATGGAGGACTATCGCGGAGTCGATGTCTTGATGGGGATTGGTGGGGCTCCGGAGGCCGTGCTAGCGGCAGCAGCGATTAAGTGCCTGGGCGGCGCGATGCAGTGCAAGGTCTGGCCACGCTCGGATGAGGAGCGCGAGCAGTTTAAAGCCGAAGGGATCGACCTCGATCAGGTTTTGACCATCGATGATCTGGTGCGCAGTAATGATGTCTCTTTTGCCGCTACGGGCATTACAAGCGGCGAGTTACTCGACGGTGTCCAATACTTCGGCTGGGGCGCCCGTACCTCCTCTATTATGATGCGCTCGCGCTCTGGCACCGTGCGCTATATCCAGGCACGCCATAAGTGGCGCCGCGGTCTTAGCGCTCCCCACACCCAGACAACACGCTAGTTAGCGCCCTCACCCCTGACGCGCTGCCCGGTGGCGCTCCTCATTCTTCCAGCTCTCGCCCTGCACCCCGCAGCTACTTTTCGGCCAACTTCTTCTCTCAGCAAGCAGGCGAGCTGAATGGGGAGCGCTGCTCTCTTGCTGCCCTTCCTCGCCTGGATGTAACCCCCTGACGTATTGCTTTCATAGAGACAGGTCAAGAGACGGCGCCGCCTGGCCTGCCAACAGATGAGTCGCATCCCTTAACAAAACCACCCAACCAATCAGGAGCATATCATGTCCTTAAAACCCCTTCATCAGAGCCCGGCTTTTCATGATAACGGGAACGACCCAGGCAGGCAGCGTCAGCGAGCCGGCCTCTGGCCACTATTGCTCGGGCTGGCCGTCCTTGTCACCTTGCTTATGGTAGCCTGCGGCAACGGCGGGTCTTCCACAGGCAGCACCACCACACCGACGGCCAGCAGCAGCCAGTCCACGCCTGGCACAGCCTCGACCACGACGCCACCGGCGACCCAGCCAGCCTCTGACACAGCTCCTATCGTGCAAGTACAGATTATTGAGCAGAACGAGCGCTATCAGTTCTCGCCGCAGACGCTGACCATCAAGAAAGGCACGCGAGTCGAATGGGTCAATAAATCGGATGCACCGCATACCGTCACGAGCAATACGGGAGCCTTCTCCGACTCCGGTACCATCGGGGAAGGCGCGACCTTCACCTTGCTCTTCAGTACAGCAGGCACCTATCAGTACCACTGTAGTATTCACACCTACATGACTGCCACCATCATTGTGACGGCCTGACCTGACGAGACAGAAGGGCAAGCAGGAGAGGCTGAACTGAAGAGGAGCGGAGAGAGGCTCCACGAGGACACAAGCCAGGGGCTCGTTTCAGGTCCCCGCTTCAGCAGCTGAGGAGAAGCCAGCCGGCGATGAAGCGGAGAAAAGCGCTCTGAAGCGAGTCCCATGAGCCGTTTCGTTCAGCAGTCTTCACCGCAAGAGGGCAACGAGTCTTTATGAAAGCGTCTCGTCTTGGATGGGCCAAGCAACGGGTCGAAGGGTTCTCATCGCTCAGAGGCGCTGGAGCTTCTCAATCACCGCATCAGCTACCTGGGACGTACCGACGGCGCTTGGATCATCGGGGCGCGGCTTCAAATCGTAGGTGACGTTCTTCCCTTCAGCGATCACCTGAGCAATAGCCTTTTCCAGACGGTTGGCCGCCTCCTTCTCGCCCAAATGACGGAGCATCAGCACACCGGAGAACATCATGGCCATCGGATTGACCTTGTTCTGCCCCGCATACTTGGGAGCACTGCCATGCACTGGCTCAAAGACAGCGTACTGGTTGCCAATATTGGCCCCAGGAGCCACGCCCAGCCCGCCAATCAGGCCCGCCGACAGATCGGAGACAATATCGCCGTAGAGATTGGGGAGTACCAGGACATCGTATTGCTCCGGTTTCTGCACCAGCTGCATACAAATATTGTCGACAATGCGGTCTTCAAACTGAATATCGGGATACTCACGGGCCACCTCCTGGGCAGTGGCGAGAAAGAGGCCATCGGAGAACTTCATAATATTCGCTTTATGAATAGCCGTGACCTTGCGACGACCATGCTCACGAGCATAGTTAAAAGCGAAGCGAACAATACGGCGGCTGGCGGCTACCGAAATATACTTGAGGCTGATCGCCGATTCAGGGTCCAGACGTGTCCCAGTTGCGCGCTCTACCAGTTCAATCAGCTCCGCCAGCTCGGGCGAGCCACGCTGAAATTCAATTCCAGCATAGAGATCCTCAGTATTCTCACGCACAATGATCAGGTCAACATGCTCATAGCGGGAGCGGAGTCCAGGGTAGGTCTTGGCCGGGCGAACATTGGCGTAGAGGTCCAGCTTCTTGCGCAGTGTGACGTTAGCACTACGCACTCCTTTGCCCACAGGAGTGGTAATCGGCCCCTTAAGGGCCACCCGGGTGCGCTTGATCGATTCAATCACCTCATCGGGCAGGATCGTGCCCTGTTTCTCCAGGGTTTCCATGCCCGCCTGGCAGACCTCCCAGCGGAACTCTACCCCCGTCGCCTCCAGCACGCGGCGGGTCGCCGTGGTGATCTCCGGTCCAGTCCCATCTCCAGGGATGAGGGTTACCGCATGCGGCATGAAGTCCTCCAGAACTGCAGAGTTTGTTTGTAGCAAAGAGGTTAAGCAATCATGTAGAGATTATAGCACGAATGCCAGCCGCAAGCCCACCCGTGCTACCAGCCTTGACAGTACGAGGACCAGGCACCCTGGAAGCCTGGGCAGAGAGAAGGTGCAGCCTTAGCGCTGATCTGGCTCAGCAGGCGTAGCAGCGAGCGAGGCGCGCGCCGCCCTGGTAGTTCTGGCCGTTGTTGCCTCCGTTGTCTTTTCTACTCGCTTACTTCTTCTCTTACCACTCTCTGCAGACTCTTTTGTCTCTTGCTTTTCTGCCTTCTTCCTCTGGCCTTTACCAGTAGAGGCTTTAGCCGTGCTCCGCCT from Thermogemmatispora onikobensis carries:
- the glpX gene encoding class II fructose-bisphosphatase, whose product is MTDIRFEQSGTKERNLAMELVRVTEAAALSAGRWMGRGDKEKADQAAVDAMRQALDGVDMDGIVVIGEGEKDKAPMLYIGERVGNGSPPQVDVAVDPIDGTRLLSLGLPGALAVVATAEHGSMYSAPPGVFYMEKIAVGPAAKDVIDINAPVAVNLERIAQAKDAQIDDLTVIILDRPRHQEIIRQIRQAGARIRLISDGDVAAAILAAMEDYRGVDVLMGIGGAPEAVLAAAAIKCLGGAMQCKVWPRSDEEREQFKAEGIDLDQVLTIDDLVRSNDVSFAATGITSGELLDGVQYFGWGARTSSIMMRSRSGTVRYIQARHKWRRGLSAPHTQTTR
- a CDS encoding cupredoxin domain-containing protein encodes the protein MSLKPLHQSPAFHDNGNDPGRQRQRAGLWPLLLGLAVLVTLLMVACGNGGSSTGSTTTPTASSSQSTPGTASTTTPPATQPASDTAPIVQVQIIEQNERYQFSPQTLTIKKGTRVEWVNKSDAPHTVTSNTGAFSDSGTIGEGATFTLLFSTAGTYQYHCSIHTYMTATIIVTA
- a CDS encoding isocitrate/isopropylmalate dehydrogenase family protein, translating into MPHAVTLIPGDGTGPEITTATRRVLEATGVEFRWEVCQAGMETLEKQGTILPDEVIESIKRTRVALKGPITTPVGKGVRSANVTLRKKLDLYANVRPAKTYPGLRSRYEHVDLIIVRENTEDLYAGIEFQRGSPELAELIELVERATGTRLDPESAISLKYISVAASRRIVRFAFNYAREHGRRKVTAIHKANIMKFSDGLFLATAQEVAREYPDIQFEDRIVDNICMQLVQKPEQYDVLVLPNLYGDIVSDLSAGLIGGLGVAPGANIGNQYAVFEPVHGSAPKYAGQNKVNPMAMMFSGVLMLRHLGEKEAANRLEKAIAQVIAEGKNVTYDLKPRPDDPSAVGTSQVADAVIEKLQRL
- the gmk gene encoding guanylate kinase, whose product is MEPTAERESTTLRPAEQQGLLFVLSAPSGTGKDSVIEALKRQGMDFHVVTSVTTRAPRPGESEGHPYHFISYEEFQQLVANDELIEYANVHGHWYGQPRRQIKENLAAGRDVLLKVDVQGAATIRRKIPQAILIFLAPETQEELAQRLSRRQTEDEEQFRRRLADAANELAQYHWYDYLVINREGQLAQAVEQVRAIMIAEHCRVQPHYVEL